One window of the Anopheles cruzii chromosome 2, idAnoCruzAS_RS32_06, whole genome shotgun sequence genome contains the following:
- the LOC128268392 gene encoding uncharacterized protein LOC128268392, with protein sequence MIIFLYLILVLAWALLIIILKCKKARAKRLAEQDEQAHGPVHVVQIGSNLYDIMSLHRGVGDNYSGVYSCLEHGTIGHHRQRASTSVTHSNSAFIGDDGSIYPAGTGIVTMEPPPSYDEVIRLPAYYPKVETFVPEMVVPPSSLTHGPGSPRSAPFGSHRLALVQHDPADLASVATIPATAPATLPITGTDAPVTLDTNGNRIKSLPPATYANTPEPTRATNS encoded by the exons atgATAATATTCCTCTACCTAATACTGGTGCTGGCCTGGGCGCTGCTGATCATCATCCTGAAGTGCAAGAAGGCGCGTGCCAAGCGGCTGGCCGAGCAGGACGAGCAGGCCCACGGCCCGGTCCACGTGGTGCAGATCGGGTCCAACCTGTACGACATCATGTCGCTGCACCGTGGCGTCGGCGACAACTACAGCGGCGTGTACAGCTGCCTCGAGCACGGcaccatcggccaccaccggcagcgggcgTCCACCAGCGTCACCCACTCCAATTCGGCCTTCATCGGGGACGACGGTTCCATCTAtcccgccggcaccggcatcg TGACCATGGAACCGCCGCCATCGTACGACGAAGTGATACGACTTCCGGCCTACTACCCGAAGGTGGAGACTTTCGTGCCGGAAATGGTtgtgccaccgtcgtcgctcACCCACGGCCCCGGTTCACCCCGGTCGGCCCCGTTCGGGTCGCATCGGCTCGCTCTCGTACAGCACGATCCCGCGGACCTAGCCTCGGTCGCCACCATACCGGCAACGGCACCCGCCACCCTCCccatcaccggcaccgatgcaccggtgACGCTCGACACGAACGGAAACCGCATTAAAAGCCTTCCGCCGGCCACCTATGCAAACACGCCCGAGCCCACCCGGGCCACGAACTCGTAA
- the LOC128268393 gene encoding lysozyme c-1-like — MGSLADRCVVRTARTAALIVLLSLVACGRVCSAKVYTKCPLARALDSEQISSRTLISNWVCLVLAESGGDTSKVTVLNNQWSSYGIFQISSKTWCREGRKGGRCNMACEDFLNDDLTDDAECAKLIYKDGGFAAWKGWVNKCKQKTLPDLSSCWT, encoded by the exons ATGGGTTCACTCGCAGATCGATGTGTCGTCCGGACAGCAAGGACTGCCGCTCTGATAGTGCTGTTATCACTAGTAGCGTGTGGTCGAGTCTGCAGCGCCAAAGTCTACACCAAGTGTCCGCTGGCCCGCGCACTGGACAGCGAGCAGATCTCCTCGCGCACCCTCATTTCCAACT GGGTCTGTCTGGTGTTGGCTGAAAGTGGCGGCGACACCAGTAAGGTGACGGTCCTCAACAACCAGTGGTCAAGCTACGGGATTTTTCAG ATCAGCAGCAAGACCTGGTGCCGGGAGGGGCGCAAGGGAGGCCGCTGTAACATGGCGTGCGAAG ACTTCCTGAACGACGACCTGACGGATGATGCCGAGTGTGCGAAGCTGATCTACAAGGACGGTGGCTTCGCCGCCTGGAAGGGCTGGGTCAACAAGTGCAAACAGAAGACCCTGCCGGACTTATCCTCGTGCTGGACCTGA
- the LOC128268394 gene encoding lysozyme c-1-like, whose translation MEPIAKAALLIVGILLCAMGPTDAKVYSKCELVKQLTLNGVSRTYQGHWICLAIAESGLNSTKVTQLPNLTANYGIFQINSKEWCRDGRKGGKCNVKCEDLATDSVTVAIQCSKTIQQQNGFKEWQLWQKKCKGKELPDISNCGASG comes from the exons ATGGAGCCGATCGCGAAGGCTGCACTACTGATCGTGGGCATCTTGCTCTGCGCGATGGGGCCGACCGATGCCAAAGTGTACAGCAAGTGTGAGCTGGTCAAACAGTTGACACTGAACGGTGTCAGCCGTACGTACCAGGGCCACTGGATCTGCCTGGCGATCGCCGAGAGTGGGCTGAACTCGACCAAAGTCACCCAGCTGCCGAACCTGACCGCCAACTACGGCATCTTCCAGATCAACAGCAAGGAGTGGTGCCGGGATGGCCGCAAAGGTGGCAAATGTAACGTCAAGTGTGAGG ATCTGGCTACGGATAGTGTGACCGTTGCGATCCAGTGCTCGAAAACcatccagcagcagaacgGCTTCAAAGAGTGGCAGCTGTGGCAGAAGAAGTGCAAAGGCAAGGAGCTACCCGACATCTCCAACTGCGGTGCCAGCGGATGA
- the LOC128268390 gene encoding leucine-rich repeat-containing protein 15, whose translation MKHQSRFQLLGTCLVVGQLLAIAFGAEIMTAGIAGGGAPDRRPSSSSSQLAAAGSANQSRPTAETRRESVRLGSDNDSSIKQGSTATSAKVDQRAPDELSQDAKDAFSAWSAQKFVNKPTYDRKDLGKGRFGARALIDTGTPDLSDWQCPRVASSDKLECSCDLPHTLRCSGDLHGLEVIADSLRQSPYTVSLLDCTLKNVTTISDGSIFQNVSLQGLVISSGEIKRVHRFAFAGIRTPLQALGLPNNALTGVPMQSLATVSQLDRLDLSFNRIKSLQNTDFMTVPKLSYLELSGNQISLVSPKSLMPLRSLLHLKLNGNRLGDSPESLKALEACVSLKELDLHANGLKGPLRNTTLPAIRGLEILYLNKNSIASIHNGALEAYPYLQMLSLRNNQIDVLQDHAFSGLASLQVLDLGHNGIVTISGASLKHLPRLIILDLTHNFLRALTADVVAPLPALKELRLDGNDISLIAQNALVNATQLHSLSLENNPLVCDCTMKPFLDWLRAGPARIASQDILGAICATPPALEGAALLQLAPDTLSCEAGGKQQDTLRNEATFATVEVMLKLKNNASYVKDIGGQVRLRSVNFTDESDVFLYWLLDTDDYSCRFVYVFHDDDPETILFNSEVSCVVKPEERTAVEYVYSAKLVGAYDLQSEVSYKFCLIMKEDISKDEYLGACQLATLPQPHASPTKRKSIKKELQISVRQTNESDISDFDRISSDFRHDDQNRDELLNDDGAADGGEAAGDDGNDDGLAGLDDAGGGDYEDDEMLSKHLYDDPDFRQLEERRFRLAEAAAARLPSVRGGRMLLEGLGTIIIITSLIAFVWGFLRFKGGANRGLPSVSTCYTVDDRRSSSQDVESRSRYFKLQATTSL comes from the exons ATGAAACATCAATCAAG ATTTCAACTGTTGGGCACCTGCCTAGTGGTGGGTCAGCTACTGGCCATCGCGTTTGGGGCCGAGATTATGACCGCTGGCATCGCCGGTGGAGGAGCACCCGATCGACGACCGTCTTCGTCGTCTAGTCAGCTTGCAGCAGCCGGCTCAGCAAACCAAAGCCGCCCCACGGCGGAAACTAGACGGGAGTCAGTTAGGTTAGGTAGCGATAACGATAGCAGTATTAAGCAGGGAAGCACAGCCACCAGTGCTAAGGTGGACCAAAGGGCGCCGGATGAGCTGTCGCAGGACGCAAAGGACGCGTTCAGTGCGTGGTCGGCGCAGAAGTTCGTGAACAAGCCGACGTACGATCGGAAGGACCTCGGAAAGGGACGGTTCGGTGCGAGGGCCCTCATCGACACCGGAACACCTGACCTGTCCGACTGGCAGTGTCCGCGGGTGGCGAGCAGTGACAAACTCGAGTGCAGCTGCGATCTACCCCACACGCTCCGATGCAGCGGTGACCTGCACGGGCTCGAAGTGATCGCCGACAGTCTCCGGCAGTCACCGTACACCGTGTCGCTGCTCGACTGCACCCTCAAGAACGTGACGACCATCAGCGATGGCAGTATCTTCCAGAACGTGTCCCTCCAGGGGTTAGTGATCTCGTCGGGCGAGATCAAACGGGTGCACCGGTTCGCGTTCGCCGGCATCCGGACACCCCTACAAGCACTCGGGCTGCCGAACAACGCCCTCACCGGGGTACCGATGCAAtctttggccaccgtttcgcaGCTAGATCGGCTCGATCTGTCGTTCAATCGCATCAAGTCGCTCCAAAACACCGACTTCATGACCGTGCCAAAGCTGTCCTACCTGGAACTGAGCGGGAACCAGATTTCGCTTGTCTCACCCAAAAGTCTGATGCCACTGCGGAGCCTACTGCACCTAAAGCTGAACGGCAACCGGCTCGGGGACTCACCGGAAAGTCTGAAAGCGCTCGAGGCGTGCGTCAGCCTGAAGGAGCTCGATCTGCACGCGAACGGGCTCAAAGGACCGCTGCGCAACACGACCCTGCCGGCGATCCGTGGGCTGGAGATACTGTACCTCAACAAAAACTCCATCGCCAGCATCCACAACGGCGCCCTGGAGGCGTACCCGTACCTGCAGATGTTGTCGCTACGCAACAACCAGATCGACGTGCTGCAGGATCACGCCTTTTCCGGGCTAGCGTCCCTGCAGGTGCTCGATCTCGGCCACAACGGTATCGTCACCATTAGCGGGGCATCGCTCAAGCACTTGCCGCGTCTGATCATCCTCGACCTAACGCACAACTTCCTCCGCGCCCTGACGGCGGACGTGGTGGCTCCGCTGCCGGCACTGAAAGAGCTCCGTCTAGACGGAAACGATATTTCACTGATCGCACAGAACGCCCTGGTGAACGCAACCCAACTGCACAGCCTATCGCTCGAGAACAATCCGCTCGTTTGTGATTGTACGATGAAACCGTTCCTCGATTGGCTCCGGGCTGGCCCAGCTCGTATCGCCTCCCAGGACATTCTGGGTGCGATCTGTGCCACACCGCCCGCCCTGGAAGGGGCCGCATTGCTGCAGCTCGCCCCGGACACGCTGAGCTGTGAAGCGGGCGGAAAACAGCAGGACACCCTCCGGAACGAGGCCACCTTCGCCACGGTCGAGGTTATGTTGAAGCTGAAAAACAATGCGTCGTACGTGAAGGACATCGGGGGCCAGGTGCGGTTGCGGAGCGTGAATTTCACCGACGAAAGTGACGTCTTTCTGTACTGGCTGTTGGACACGGACGATTACTCGTGCCGGTTTGTGTACGTGTTCCACGACGATGATCCGGAAACGATCCTGTTCAACTCGGAG GTTTCGTGCGTCGTGAAACCGGAAGAGCGCACCGCGGTCGAGTACGTGTACAGTGCGAAGCTGGTCGGAGCGTACGATTTGCAGAGTGAAGTCAG CTACAAATTCTGCCTCATCATGAAGGAGGACATTTCGAAGGACGAATACTTGGGTGCCTGCCAGCTGGCCACGCTGCCCCAGCCGCACGCGAGTCCGACCAAGCGAAAGTCGATCAAGAAGGAGCTCCAGATAAGCGTCCGGCAGACGAACGAGTCCGACATTTCGGACTTTGATCGAATTTCGTCCGACTTTCGGCACGACGATCAGAACCGTGACGAGCTGctgaacgacgacggagcTGCCGATGGCGGAGAGgctgccggcgacgacgggaaCGATGACGGGCTGGCTGGACTGGATGATGCCGGCGGCGGGGACTACGAGGACGACGAAATGCTATCGAAGCACCTTTACGATGATCCCGATTTTCGGCAACTGGAAGAGCGACGCTTCCGGCTAGCGGAAGCGGCAGCTGCCCGGTTGCCCTCGGTTCGCGGTGGCCGCATGCTGCTCGAGGGTCTCGgcacgatcatcatcatcaccagcctGATCGCGTTCGTGTGGGGCTTTCTGCGGTTCAAAGGGGGTGCGAATCGGGGGTTGCCGTCGGTCAGTACCTGCTACACCGTAGACGACCGGCGGAGTAGCTCGCAGGATGTCGAAAGCCGAAGCCGGTACTTTAAGCTACAGGCCACGACAAGCTTGTGA